From the genome of Malus sylvestris chromosome 13, drMalSylv7.2, whole genome shotgun sequence:
ATCTCATTAAAGCCCTTATCTCTAAAAGCCTTATTTTACATATTGTATATTGCATATACTGTTCAATATATATAGCATGTTCATGCACACACAATTGATATGTCCAAATTTCGAATATGCAAGTTATGTTATAATATGCTACATTCAGTGGCGAAGCTAGGAATTGAAGAGGGGAGGGGCGAAGTTAAAAGAGTGCAAGGTTCAAAAGAATAGCAAGAACCAAATCCtttatatagtaatgtcttctataatttatcaatacaaacaaattacaattgttgccgacgaggtttcatatcatgaaaacgccgcataataggctcattatcaataaaagcaaatacatctctctcaatgtaaacaagcatgctatcactcaaccattgatctcccattttgttacgcaatggtgttttcacaatcttcatagcagaaaaagctCTCTCCACCGAAGCAGTTGCAACTGGTAACACCAAAGTCAATGTAAGAAGCTTATACACTAACATATAGCTTGCAAACCTTCCGGTCTTCACCAACTCCTTTGCAAGATCACCAATTCCTCTTAATGATGAAAACTCACTATGCATCTTCATATCGTGAATGTAATTGTCAAGTTGAATTGGAAGATTCATGAGGTCCATACAATCAAAATCTTGAGGATAAAGTTGGGCTAGACGAACAATTTTTGCTTtgtcaaaagatgcaaaattattcacCGGACTCAAACATGCCATACAAAGAAGCAATTCGGTGTTTACCTCATTGAAGCGATCATTCAATTCCTTTAATTGCGTATcaaggacttgaaaatagaGGTCTACACGATAGTAATGGAAGTTTGTGAGTCTTGGAGCTTTACGCCTTGATTTTCCGGGTACAAAACGCAAATCCTCCATGTTAGGAACGACAATATCATGCTCTTGACAAAACTTTTGTACATCATCAAGCAAGTCCCCAAAGTCATCATCTCTCAAGGATTGTAGTCTTTGCTTGCATACTTCCACTAATGTCATCgcattcacaatatcttgatctttCTTTTGTAATGCTTGTGATAACTCATTTGTAATTCCCAATATGAGTCTcataaaaaaaaggtgaaacacaaaatcaaaagtttgtAATTCCCAGAATACTAGAAGAAGGAATATTTGGAATATTCGAAGGAGGACTACTCGGAATATTCGAAGAAGGACTAGCCGGAatatttgaatgaggatttAAGCACTGTTTCTTATAGTATCGTTCCATTATGTAACTGTatatggaaaagaaaagaaaaaagttttagACTCTTAATCTTAGAGTAAACTATACTATAGTCAATATGAGTATTAACTAATTaaaccaacaattcaattaatcaataatcaagaattcaattttTACTCTAGAcaatattttcataattttcattCATCAATAATCATTCATAGGATTCATATTTATACGCAAAAATCAATAATTAATTAGTGTATTACTCTATGATTCtatattaattaactaaaatttcgtattaattaatcaattagaGTTAGGGATAATACAAATTAGAAAgttaaaaaatttacctaagATTGAGAGAGAAGTGGAAAACCAACCAACAGTTGGCTGCTAGAGGCTGGCAGTGGCAGCAGTGGCAGCTGGCTTGGCTTGAAGGGGAAATATGGGACAACGGAACGGAGGGAGGAGGGCGCTGAGAACTGTTGCTGGGATTTTGGGGGAGCACACACGGGCCTTCTGAATAATGGAGTGATTTGAATAATTGAGTGATTTGAATAATGGAGTGATTTGAATAATTGAATTAAAGGATTAGCTTTCAAAAGTGATGAGTGATTTGCATGGAAGGCACGGGACAGAGTGGTACCCTTtaaaacttttatttattttttattcaattgattattttttaatcaataATGGAAGGCACGGACAGACAAGTGGTAccctttgaaaaaaaagaataacAAAAGCTGATGCACAGCAGCAGTAGAAACTCAAGCCCAGAAACCGATCTGCAGTGCAGGTGCACCGTGCATCCATTAATTCCGACGACACCAGAGGGGCGGAACCACGCTCTTGGGCTTAATTTCCGGGGAGGAGAGGGGCGGCCGCCCCTCCCAGTCCCTCTGTAGCTTCGCCAGTGGCTACATTGTTATGTTGAATTGTGTGAGTCAaaggaaaacaaacaaaaaaaaaaaaaatagaaacacgAACTAGGGTTTTAAAAACCTAAATcgaagaaaaaaatgagaaaattgtagGAAGGGTtcatcaactttaattcaattggagtaatggttcATCAACTAAAATCCATaaccattggtcccttaactcatcaaaaaatacagttatggtcattttcatcaactccATCATAATTCCATTAAAATGAGTTATAAGGACTATTGCTATAATTAGATTGAAGTTGAGGGACTACTGTTTCAATTAGGTTGAAGTATGTATCATTTCTCCAATTCAGTTGAAGTTAAGGGACTGTTActacaatttttctcatttgattttacatatttgcctcttgaTTCAGCCTTACGTGCATATCACTTGACTCATTTTTTACAAAAGTTCTAACGAagatgaaaatgaccatagttGTATGTTTTGATAAGTTAAGGGACTAGTGgttatgaatttttagttgataaaCCACTACTGCAATTATATTAAAGATGAAAGACCATTGTTATAATTTCctcaaaaaacataaaaaaagagaaaatcgCAGCTGAGCCGTGGCTTGAATATGCACCATCCGTGCAACTCCGTCGAGCCGAGCCTGCACTCTAGCCTATGCTCCAAAACGGCACCCTGCAGCCCCATGGGCTTGCTACACGCACTGAACCTAAATCCAGTTTTTTTGGGCTTCTTCTCCCTGCCAGGCCTGCTTCTGACACCTCGCTCGGGTCAACCCAGCTATGCTGGGCTTCTGCTCCTGCTGGGCTGCCTTCTTCTCGGCTCAAGGCCCGCGCAGGGCCCCCTTTTTTAACTGCAAAGCCAGCAGCATGGGTGTTTCATTTCTCCGGCCAGGCCAAATTTTCGGCCTGTTCTGCTTCCAGCCTGGAACCGACTAAGTTGGGGTGCCCACGGCTAAGCTCATTTTTGAGCTCTATTTCTCACTAATTTGGCCCGCAATCATTCAAACCCAATATAACCCGAACATCTATGAATTTGATATGATATTCAATCATAAACTAAGTAAAAAGAATTAGATCATTGTTCTCTGTATAAAAGTAATCGAATTCTGTTTCATTTATTAAGATTAAAATCAAATACAATATTACACTTGAATCATAACTCCAAATTGCGAATAAAAATTGCTTCTATatgagcaaaagaaaaaaatcaaaagccacaccactgaataaatataaaaaaaaaggagaggacACAACATTTGTTTCCATACTGCTTAGCATGCAGAATCATATATAGATCGATGGTTTTAGTTATAGGCATCAGGGTTGGCCACAAGGTAGTTCTCAATAAGCTTGAACAAACCATGGGCTCTTTCTTTCCCAGCCTTAACATGCTCTTCCTTGATCTCAACATCTCCCTTAGTGTGGTAGTGGCTGGTGCTCTTGATGACGGAACCGCTGCCGGAAGCTACCAACTTAGTCTCATAAGAGATCTTCTCAATCTTGTCAGAAATGACATCTCCTTCAATCAAACTGTAGTTGTAGACAAAGTTATCTTTGTCAATTCCATCAACCTTGTGCTTCACATAGCTGTATTCACTTCCTTCACCAAAGCTAATCTTCTTGATGGTTCCAACACCTCCATCTCCCTCAAGAATTTCAGCAGTTTTAACTGCTTGTGGAGCAATCTTTGGGATGAGGTTGTCAGCATCAAGAACAAGAGCATTGTACAACCTAGCAGGAGCGCAGACTGAGGCGAATTCAGTTTCATATGTGAAGACACCCATGGTGATGATTGAGAGCTTAGAAAATAATCAAAGTAAGAATGATATGTGaaggaagaaaagagaaattgatAAGGAAGGTATTTGATGGTGGAAGATatggaggtggtatttataggttATTGGTGAGGGGCTGTTGTGTAATATGGACCCCTATGGATAGAGAAATTTGGACAGTATTTAGTTTCCCATTGGTGGTTGTTTCCAATGTGAACATTTTAGTCAAAGATAGGCACCTCTAGAAGGTTATTTTGTATATTCCAACTTAATATTACAGCAGAGCTGGTGTGCTAGGTCTGCTGTCTACTAATTCAATAATATCTTTATGGACTCGAATAAATCTAAGTTGCCTTTTTCATTCATTACTTATCTGAACTCTTTGATCAGCATAAGGACTCCTATGAAACTACAATGTTACTCGTTCCCTAGCGTTTTAATGCGAACATCGTCACATTAATGTTTTTAAGCTTTGACATAATATTTGAGCGGTTGTTTGAATGAGCCTGAATAGTGATAAGCAACCAGTCGAGTTAATTTTTGTACGTTATTTAATCGACTCTATGCCACGAATTTAGTTCCATTGTACACATGCATGCTTGTTTGTTCTCATTTGTCACATCAGATGATACATTAATGTAGTCAAATATGTGGTCTCTCTAATATTTTCCATCTACTAAAGGTAATGATCTCACTTTTAACTCTACAGGTATATATGGATTTCATATAGCAGTAAAAAGTAACAGTACTCTTTCAATGCATTAGAAATTATATGACTTTTGACTGAATTTTCTGATGCATAGGAGATAGCTTAAATCTAAAGGAGGAGGAAAAAAAGACATCATATCTTTTCCCCGGCGAAGCCAACCCGACTCATTTCTTCTCAAGTGAGCCCAAATCCTAACCTCATTCTTCTCCAACAAGCCCACCCCCAAAGTCTCTTTTCTCTCGCGACGCCACCTAAAATCGTTCTCTTCGACAACGGCGTCGGTTCGAAGATGAACAATCATGGAAGAGGAAAGAATGACAGAGCTATGAGAGAAATGGAGTCAGATGTTTGGTTATAGAAATAGTGTGTATATCAgattattttaaattgacaCATGTTTGTATCTTGTTGGGCCACTTAAGAGAGCGAGTAAATTGGACACTCCCCGGTTAGTATCCAAATATTATACTATTAGTAATTAGTTTTATAGTAAAACTTTAAGTTATTTCactatttatattttgaaaagaTTTACATGTAGTTTTACTCTGAAGAATAGATacaaatttaaatttgggctcACCATCACTTGATTATCCCTTTTCAAGATATAATAAAGAAAGGGTTTTTATGGCaaattatttttgaaattgaaaatcaattaatatAGTTCATGAAAATAGGtattgcaaatcaatgtggtcttTCCATCATAATTCTATTAAAAATTCTGTTAAGTGTTGATGTAGTACATAAATGGGTCCCATAagtctttttttcttctcataaatggtccttgaaattgacccgtgacatcaaaatggtccctaaaattgacctGCAACctcaaaatggtctctgaaattgaaaatcgatcaatgtagtcccttaAGTGTCCCATGTAGTCCTTACAtcacaattctgtcaaaaattttgttatatgctaatgtgacacataaatgaatcacataagtctaattaaattaaaaaatatatatataaataggtttaataatttaatagtaataaaaagttgtgaacccaaaaatccaatcTTGCAATCATCTCCGATCTCAGTCCACATTCCTCTACCTCCACTTATCTTTACGCACTTCGACACCCTTCACCGAATTGAACCTGGATCGAGATCACCTTTGATGACGGCTTGGCTGATTGGCAATGACTTCTAGGACATCACTGTTAACATTTAGGCGATCAACttcctcacaaccttaatcttggagagcttATTCGGCGCTTTCCTGGTGGTCTGGTGACTCAAAGAATGGTGAGGTTtgccttgagataatgaggttataaccAAGGTGCGtctattgttggttgaaaactatttccaaaccccctcttaggccttggttaagtcttgtgcctttgagaatttatggaatAGATCACTCTTCGGAGTAGGtcctattataaaaaaataatataaaaaaaattctattgtGCAAACAAGTATtcagacaattttttttattaattattaaactcaCATAAGCACGTAACAAAAGAATTGTGGCGGAACAAGGGCTACAttcatcgattttcaattttaggaacCATCTTGATAGTGTAGGTCAATTTcatggaccatttgtgataaaaacccaaaaagaaataAACTTATCTTTTGACTAAAATGGTATTTGACGTGGCTTTAAATTTGCTCATTGAAGAATTTTTCGATCAATATTATACATCTCCGTATACACCTCCGACTAAAGATGCCCCAAGGGAGGAGAATTCAAATTTActgacgtttttttttttctttttgttcaaaAGAAGCTCAAAACTTTAAGGAGGACAACTTGTTCAAAGTATTTCTGAAAGGTTCATGTGGATCATAATTCGTGCCATTTGCAAGTTACAGGTCGGAACCAAGACTTTCATTATATTTCATGAAGAGtataacaaaatattaatatcttttaattttattccaACTGAAACGtcttattactatttttttataaatcaaAACGAagccaaaacaaaacatttggaACACAAACCACAAATATGAACAAGTTTAATTTAGTTGTAGGAATCAGGATTAGCCATTATGGAAACGATCAAAGAGTTCTAAGGAAATATGAAGAAAATTGTTGATCTACAATATTCAGGTTTTGACTTGGAGTGAAAGGGAATGCTGATGTGAATAGCTATGCTTGTATCAACCAGTTTATGCAAGTTGGTACTGTACATTTCTATTGTTGTCCGTACTGCCTTGCGACTAGTATAAGCACTTCCAGAAGTTCAATTTAGGAATGACTTGACCTGCAATTCAACATTGGCTGCAATGCGTCGGCTTTTGATTGGCCGTTATTTTTCATTGGCTTTTCACATCCAAATTGGAATATtctgggaattgttattggcactccaaaaatctcatttttcacttcaaactttttataattagtaAGAAAATTGCACTTATATGAGTGTATTATGAGATTTTAGAAGTACTAATAACAGTTTCCTATTTGATTGTAACAAATATTATCCAAATACACAGTCCTACTCTATTATCTTCTTCAGATGCCCATATGTCTGCAACCCGTGACTATGCCCGTTGTGAATGTATATGAAGTATTAATAGAGAGGATGATtagaaatgctccaacaatACGTAACAAAAAGTATTAAAATTTCCCGTAAATATAACAGCGCAAGGCACACAAAGTTTTAAGTTGTAAGAGAATATGACTTCTAAATATCTAATGGtatttctttttacttgtaaataaaaaattttagatTTACACGTGTGGATGACAAGTTTAATATCAATTTATCTTCCACATcccttaatataaaaatatatctttgttttaaaaaaaatgatgtgtgatCTCTAGAGCACTAATTGGTAAGCACAAGAAAAAATTGTGGTTAGTCCACCTCATGGAGTAATTGGCCATTTCTTATTCAATTTCCAGATGGTCTTTTCTTGATTACATTACAAATTTTCCTTGTACAAAAGTAATGGTTCCCACGTCCACGATGAATAAAACCCATTAAACAATTAGGAGCTTGCGTATACCTTTTGATCCACCTTCTGCcctcagcctataaataccaataCATCCTCCTCACTTCTTCACAACTCAAAATCTCCCAATACATCATCTTTCTTTCTTAGTCTTCCTCTTCGTCGGTTATTTTCCCACTTCACAAACACATCTCAGAATCATGGGAGTTTTCACATACAAATCCGAGTTCACCTCCGTCATCCCCCCCGCTAGGTTGTACAATGCCTTTGTTCTTGATGCTGACAACCTCATCCCCAAGATTGCACCACATGCAGTGAAGAGCACTGAGATCCTTGAAGGAGATGGCGGAGTTGGAACCATTAAGAAGATCAACTTCGGTGAAGGTAGCACATACAACTATGTCAAGCACAGAATCGATGGAGTTGACAAGGACAACTTTGTGTATAAATACAGTGTGATTGAGGGAGATGCTATCTCCGAAACAATTGAGAAAATTTGTTACGAGACTAAGTTGGTGGCTTCCGGCAGCGGTTGCGTCATCAAGAGCACTAGCCACTATCACACCAAGGGAGATGTTGAGATCAAGGAAGAGCATGTTAAGGCTGGCAAAGAGAAGGCCTCCCACCTCTTCAAGCTGATTGAGAACTACCTCTTGGAGCACCAGGATGCCTACAACTAAACATTGTCTGCTGCTGCATTAATGTGTTATTCAATCTCGTGTCATCTTTTCCATCAAATATTGGTGTGGTTTTAATCcgttttttatatatatttttccccTTCTAAAACAGTGTTTGGCTTGTACGTGATTGAAGGTTTTGATTGCAGAGTGAATGttgtatttaaactaaaaattaatGGATTTGATTATTCCTGcaaggtttttattttattttttatttttttaatgcaaaTTTGTAGCTACTAATGTTAAGTTCCAGTTTCCTAACTACTTTACTTTACTTAACATATGAGAAGCGACATTTCAATTACCAGCAACTCATAATAATTGAATAACATTTGAATCTCTCCCTCATAATAGCCTAAAGTGATGAAATGAAAACCCTGATTTCGTTTTCCTTGTAAACCATTTTGTAATTCATACCATAAATACGCCCATGGGTTAGaaataatatggtttaaattcgcaTTTGAGCgaaaattgaacctaagacctctcacttacaagtgaagatgaacaacactagaccataatactaagtgacatttattgtatttttagttTGCCTATATTACTCTTAGGTACATGATTTTAAGGGttcaaacataaaaataaaaaaattgaaaagcatTAGGTTTTGCAAATCATAATTAATGTTTGATGCCTAACGAATCAATAATGCAAAATTATCGAACCTAATGgactaaaacataaaaattacaaacCACTCAAAATTGACCATCTCAAATTTACCAaaactaaaacaagaaaaatacaaacCGTACCAAATCTACCGGAcctaatgaattaaaatataaaaaatacaaatcatACCAAATTGATCGTACCGAATATACCAGGCCTAATGACctaaaatataaaacatatgaatcGTACTAAATTGATCGTACTGAATATATGGGACCTAAACAATATAACGTACCTAATTGAAATCACATAATCAAAATTTCGGAAACTTCAAACGTAAACTAGTACCTAATTGTTATTTACAAAACATAACCAACGTACCTAATCGACCAACAGAACCAAACAATGAAATTCCCCACATAGGCCTTTCAATAAACACATGGTATGCATTGGACAGTAATCATGTTTCTGCCAAGACAATTTTTGGTTGTAAATTAGTGCATTCTCTCCACACAATATCATTATGAGAGCTTTCAAAAGTATGGCAATGGAACTGGTTataaaatatagacaaaaaagATGATATCTTGTAGAAAATGAAGATGGATGTTATGTTTTATGGGTGATAGTGAATCTACGGTTACATTTTCAAAACTTTGATGGTGGAGGTTACGTTGCAAACAATGAATATGGCATTGTTGTAAATAGTAGTAAAATATGTGGTTTTGTTATAAGTGACATGTTTGGTGCATTAAAATAAAGCCCATATTTTACATATTGTAAATAGTAGCAAAATCACCTCATTTAATCCTTATCTCTAAAAGACCCTATTTTACATATTGTATATTGCATATACTGTTCAATATATATAGCATGTTCATGCACACAAATTGATATGCCCAAATTTTAAATATACAAGTTATGTTATAACATGCTACATTGTTATGTTGAATTGTGTgagtcaaagaaaaaaaaatagaaacacgAACTAGGGTTTTACAAACCTAAATCACAAAAAACGAAGAAGAGAAAATCGCAGTTGAGCCACGGCTTGAAGCTGCATCGTGCCACTGCGCCGAATCGAGCCTGCTCTTCGGCCTATGCTGCAAAACGGCACCTTGCAGCCCCATGTGCTTGCTACGCACACTGAGCTCAAGTCCACTTGTTTGGGCTTCTTCTCCCTGCCAGGGCTGCTGGTTGACACCTCACTCGGGTCCACCCAGCTTTGCTGGGCTCCTGCTGCTGCTTGGCTGCCTTCTTCTCGGCTCAAGCTCCAAACTGATAACATTCGAGATTATACAAAATTATACACAAAGGATCATTTTTTGGCTTTCTCTTTAGTCCTATGTCTCTTATACTATAAGTGAGTTACCAAACTCATCTCATGTTACATGTTGCAGGGTTTGCTCCACGCCCCACCTTGTTGTAGATGACAACTGCTTTTCAAAATCTTAGTGAAAGATTGGATTTGCTATgtcatgtttgttttttgtgaaaaaaatacCAATTGAAGCGGACGGTTTCTTCAAACAACAAGGAGATGGGTCAACTATTCAATAAAATGAAATTGAGCATGTTTCCCATCTCTTCTCGAGAAAAAAGGTGGGCTATGCAAAATTGTGCTCAATTTCATATGCGCCAATTCCGCCAAGATCTCTTCTTTAGTTGGGGGAAGAATCCGCATGAATCGGATTTTTTGAGAAACATATCAAGAAAGAATTGGTTAGACAATGTGATCATGTCTTCTTAGGGCTATTTTGGATGTATAATGCAATTTCAATAGTAATGCAGTCAGATGTTTGGGTTAGAATCAGCGATCAAGGGTGGTAACTCATATCACGGGAGGAAACTTAGGGCCTCCTTTTTTCACTGCAAAGCTAACAGCATGGGTGTTCCATTTCTCGGGCCAAGCCAAATTTTCGGCATGTTCTGCTTCGAGCCTGGAACCAACTATGTTGGGGTGCCCACTGCTAAGCCCATTTTCTAACTTGTTTGGCCCGCAACCATTCAAACCCAATATAACCCGAACATCTATGAATTATGATATTCAATCATAAACTACCTAAAAAGAATTAGATCATTGTTCTCTGTATAAAAGTAATCGAATGTTGTTTCATTTATTGAGATTAAAATCAAATACAATCTTACTTGAATCATAACTCCAAATTGCAAACCAAAACTGCTTCTGTATGAGcaaataaaaaatggaaagCCACACCGCtgaataaatagaaaaaaagagaggagaggatacaaaatttgtttcccCTACTCTTAACATGCAGAATCATATTTAGATTGATGGTTTTAGTTATAGGCATCAGGGTTGGCCACAAGGTAGTTCTCAATGAGCTTGAACAAACCATGGGCCCTTTCTTTCCCAGCCTTAACATGCTCTTCTTTGATCTCAACATCTCCCTTAGTGTGGTAATGGCTGGTGCTCTTGATGATGGAACCGCTGCCGGAAGCCACCAACTTAGTCTCATAAGAGATCTTCTCAATCTTGTCAGAAATGACATCTGCTTCAATCAAACTGTAATTGTAGACAAAGTTATCTTTGTCAATTCCATCAACCTTGTGCTTCACATAGCTGTATTCACTTCCTTCACCAAAGCTAATCTTCTTGATGGTTCCAACACCTCCATCTCCCTCAAGAATTTCAGCAGTTTTAACTGCTTGTGGAGCAATCTTTGGGATGAGGTTGTCAGCATCAAGAACAAGAGCATTGTACAACCTAGCAGGAGCGCAGACTGAAGCGAATTCAGTTTCATATGTGAAGACACCCATGATGATGAGTGAGAGCTTAGAAACTGATCAAAATAAGAATGAAATGTGaaggaagaaaagagaaattgatAATGAAGGTATTTGATGGTGGAAGATatggaggtggtatttataggttATTGGTGAGGGGATGTAGTGTAATGTGGACCCCTACTGATAGAGAAATTTGGACAGTATTTAGTTTCCCATTGGTTGTTTCCAATTTGAACATTTTAGTCAAAGAAAGGCACCTCTAGAAGTTGATTTTGTAAATTCCAACTTAATACAACTAGCTGGTGTGCTAATTAATAAtgtggaaatttttttaatagaaaatgttCTAACACTTGATCGGAATATTACAGCAGAGCTGGTGTGCTAAGTCTGTTGACTACTGACTCAATAATATCCTTATGGACTAGAATAAACCTAAGTTCCCTTTTTGATTCACTACATATCTACATATCTGAACTCTTTGATCAACATAAGGACTGCCATGAAACTACAATGTTACTCGTTCCCAAGTGTTTTATTCAAATGGGATCGCATGATTAGTTTaaaataggggtgtgctattcatacatctcattttacttctcacacaccccttaataatttctgtccgttgatctttttcaattcatccgatccgacggttgaaaattaaaaaggtgtgtgagaagtaaaatggggtgtgtggatatcacaccccttaaaATATCGTCACATTAATGTTTCTGAAAATTTGACATAATATTTATAGCCGGCTTGTTCGAATGAGCCTGAATATTGATAAACAACCAATCGAGTTAGTATTTGTACGTTATATAATCGACTCTATGCCACAAGTTTAGTTCCATTATACACATGCATGCTTGTTTGTTCTCATTTATCACACCAAATGATGCACTAATGTAGTTCAAATATGTGGTATCTCTAGTATTTTCCATCTACTAAAGGTAATGGTCTCACTTAACTCTAAAGTTATATCATGACTTTATATTGCAATAAAAAATAACAGTACTTTTTCAATGCATTAGAAATGATTTAGCTATATTTACAGCCAAATATAACTTTTGGctatgaattttcttatgcatTGGAGATAGCTTAAAtctaaagaagaagaaaagaaaggacaTTAAATCTCTTAACCTACACGAGCcttttcataaatagtgaaAGAACTTGAAGTTCTTATTCTTGGCAGAACTTCAGTCTTTCactatttatattttcaaaagATTTACAAGTAGTTTGCTCAAAAGAATTGATGCAAATTTAAGTTTGGGCCCACCGTCACTTAATTATTCCTTTCAAgacgtaaaaaaaaaataaaaaaaaaaacttatctttTGACTAAAAAGGGTATTTGACGTCACATTAAAATTGCTCATTGAAGAACTTTCTGACCGATA
Proteins encoded in this window:
- the LOC126595602 gene encoding major strawberry allergen Fra a 1-3-like produces the protein MGVFTYETEFASVCAPARLYNALVLDADNLIPKIAPQAVKTAEILEGDGGVGTIKKISFGEGSEYSYVKHKVDGIDKDNFVYNYSLIEGDVISDKIEKISYETKLVASGSGSVIKSTSHYHTKGDVEIKEEHVKAGKERAHGLFKLIENYLVANPDAYN
- the LOC126595603 gene encoding major strawberry allergen Fra a 1-3-like — encoded protein: MGVFTYKSEFTSVIPPARLYNAFVLDADNLIPKIAPHAVKSTEILEGDGGVGTIKKINFGEGSTYNYVKHRIDGVDKDNFVYKYSVIEGDAISETIEKICYETKLVASGSGCVIKSTSHYHTKGDVEIKEEHVKAGKEKASHLFKLIENYLLEHQDAYN
- the LOC126595598 gene encoding major strawberry allergen Fra a 1-3-like codes for the protein MGVFTYETEFASVCAPARLYNALVLDADNLIPKIAPQAVKTAEILEGDGGVGTIKKISFGEGSEYSYVKHKVDGIDKDNFVYNYSLIEADVISDKIEKISYETKLVASGSGSIIKSTSHYHTKGDVEIKEEHVKAGKERAHGLFKLIENYLVANPDAYN